The following are encoded together in the Chiloscyllium plagiosum isolate BGI_BamShark_2017 chromosome 1, ASM401019v2, whole genome shotgun sequence genome:
- the ino80b gene encoding INO80 complex subunit B has translation MGKKKESAVDRGLEDEAGGHSAHKKKHKKHKKHKKKHHQADVGLGFSSETLESDSGTGKPQLKLKIKLGGQTMGTKSVPHFSLASELKQSPSPLMVDDEPDEVPLDQYRAWLDEESNLDPSPLPDLDSESLQEPEQDEEQRWLDALEKGELDDNGELKKEIDESLLTARQRALLHKQQSQPLLELPMGYKAKEMTEEMMVKRAERARKRRLQAAKKAEDNKNQTIERLTKTNKAKVKTLRERKTKRMHYPMIRYSNNAEAITVSFPHGCPVPLPSVLQPVPLPVTCGVEGCSNFKRYSCSKTGLPLCSLECYKKNLLIQGLA, from the exons AGGACGAAGCTGGTGGGCACAGTGCTCACAAGAAGAAACACAAGAAGCACAAGAAACACAAGAAGAAGCATCACCAAGCGGATGTGGGGCTTGGCTTTTCCTCTGAAACTCTGGAATCTGATTCTGGTACTGGAAAACCCCAGCTAAAACTTAAAATCAAACTGGGCGGTCAAACCATGGGCACAAAGAG TGTGCCCCACTTTTCTTTGGCCTCTGAGCTAAAGCAATCTCCCTCTCCTTTGATGGTTGATGATGAACCAGATGAAGTGCCATTGGACCAGTATCGGGCTTGGCTTG ATGAGGAGAGCAACTTGGATCCATCTCCTTTACCAGACCTGGATTCTGAAAGCCTTCAGGAGCCAGAACAGGATGAGGAGCAGCGATGgctggatgctttggagaaaggAGAGTTGGATGATAATGGAGAATTAAAGAAGGAGATTGATGAATCACTGCTGACGGCAAGGCAG CGTGCCCTGCTACACAAACAACAAAGCCAACCACTCCTGGAGCTGCCCATGGGCTATAAAGCAAAGGAGATGACTGAGGAGATGATGGTAAAGCGAGCTGAGCGTGCTCGAAAAAGGCGCCTGCAAGCTGCAAAGAAAGCAGAGGACAACAAAAACCAAACAATTGAACGGCTGACAAAGACTAACAAGGCCAAAGTCAAAACGCTGAGGGAGAGAAAAACTAAAAGAATGCACTATCCTATGATTAGATATTCCAACAACGCCGAAGCGATTACTGTCTCCTTTCCACATGGATGTCCAGTCCCCCTTCCATCTGTCTTGCAGCCTgtgcctctccctgtaacctgtGGGGTTGAGGGCTGTTCAAACTTCAAGAGGTACTCTTGTTCTAAAACTGGGTTACCGCTCTGCAGCCTTGAGTGCTACAAAAAGAATTTGTTGATCCAGGGTTTGGCCTGA